Proteins from one Hemiscyllium ocellatum isolate sHemOce1 chromosome 43, sHemOce1.pat.X.cur, whole genome shotgun sequence genomic window:
- the LOC132834935 gene encoding uncharacterized protein C10orf105-like, with the protein MNSETENRTTVTQNILEFLLTTQETFQRTDPSVEKADPLPIIIALICIFLLLATCVSFVALCHPAGLDASRYGPYECMPYHVEDSSEPRLKLWKRLGSLRCSINSFRWNRPFPQPPQTFASRCQMDHNDSDLTESTKM; encoded by the coding sequence ATGAATTCAGAGACGGAGAATAGGACAACTGTAACTCAAAATATTCTTGAATTTCTGCTGACAACCCAAGAGACTTTCCAGAGGACTGATCCCTCAGTTGAAAAGGCAGACCCTCTGCCAATCATCATCGCCTTGATATGCATATTCCTTCTCTTGGCAACATGTGTGAGTTTTGTTGCCTTGTGTCATCCTGCGGGTCTGGACGCTTCCCGCTACGGCCCCTATGAGTGCATGCCCTATCATGTGGAGGACTCCAGTGAGCCCCGATTAAAACTGTGGAAACGTCTGGGCTCCCTGAGGTGCTCCATAAACAGCTTCCGGTGGAATCGACCCTTCCCTCAACCTCCGCAAACCTTCGCAAGTCGTTGTCAGATGGACCACAACGACTCGGACCTCACAGAGTCAACAAAAATGTAA